The Saccharomonospora glauca K62 genome has a segment encoding these proteins:
- a CDS encoding iron-siderophore ABC transporter substrate-binding protein: MSAPYRGRQLASALLALLLLTLTACSGGSTSSEDAGPPAVRPEPDALPVTIEHRYGSTTITEPPKRVVSVGYTDHDALLALGVKPIATTRWFGDHPGAIGPWARDALGDASDPTVLKDTNGVQFEKIASLEPDLIVGLYSDLTRSEYDTLSRIAPTLAPPAGLPDFGMPWRDVTTTIGKAVGKPAEARRLVADVDRKLERIREEHPEFAGATAVVAALWEGYFLYGPDDPRTRLLSDLGFELPSDLDSLVGDRYGASVSAENADVLDNDVVVWLTDDKGAELRRDPLYQTLRVAKEKREVIVDNNDDFGSAFSQVSVLSVPYVLDRLVPKLAAAVDGDPSTTG, from the coding sequence ATGTCGGCACCGTATCGTGGACGCCAGCTCGCGAGCGCTTTGCTCGCCCTTCTCCTCCTGACGCTGACAGCCTGCTCCGGCGGCTCGACCTCCTCCGAGGACGCGGGGCCGCCCGCGGTGCGGCCCGAGCCGGACGCCTTGCCCGTCACCATCGAGCACCGTTACGGCTCCACCACCATCACCGAGCCCCCGAAGCGTGTGGTCAGCGTCGGCTACACCGACCACGACGCGCTGCTGGCCCTCGGCGTGAAACCGATCGCGACCACCCGGTGGTTCGGCGACCACCCCGGTGCCATCGGCCCCTGGGCGCGGGACGCGCTCGGCGACGCTTCCGATCCGACGGTGCTCAAGGACACCAACGGCGTCCAGTTCGAAAAGATCGCCTCGCTTGAACCGGACCTCATCGTCGGCCTGTACTCCGACCTCACCCGCTCGGAGTACGACACGTTGTCCCGGATCGCGCCCACGCTCGCGCCACCCGCGGGGCTGCCCGACTTCGGCATGCCGTGGCGAGACGTCACCACGACCATCGGCAAGGCCGTGGGCAAGCCTGCCGAGGCCCGGCGGCTCGTCGCCGACGTCGACCGGAAGTTGGAGCGGATTCGCGAGGAACACCCCGAGTTCGCGGGCGCCACGGCGGTCGTGGCGGCGCTGTGGGAGGGGTACTTCCTCTACGGTCCCGACGATCCGCGTACCCGCCTGCTGTCCGATCTCGGCTTCGAACTTCCCTCCGATCTGGACTCGCTCGTGGGCGACCGGTACGGGGCCAGTGTCAGCGCCGAGAACGCCGACGTGCTCGACAACGACGTGGTCGTGTGGCTCACCGACGACAAGGGCGCCGAGCTTCGTCGCGACCCCCTCTACCAGACCCTGCGCGTCGCGAAGGAGAAGCGGGAAGTGATCGTCGACAACAACGACGACTTCGGCAGCGCCTTCTCGCAGGTGTCCGTGCTCAGTGTGCCGTACGTCCTCGACCGGCTCGTACCGAAACTGGCCGCCGCCGTGGACGGCGACCCGTCCACCACCGGCTGA
- the mgrA gene encoding L-glyceraldehyde 3-phosphate reductase, which translates to MTYVAASTRYDSMPYRHCGRSGLKLPAISLGLWHNFGDDRPLETQRAILRRAFDLGITHFDLANNYGPPYGSAEENFGRVLATDFKPYRDELVISTKAGYDMWPGPYGEGGSRKYLLASLDASLARMGLDYVDIFYSHRFDPDTPLEETMGALDAAVRQGKALYVGISSYSAEKTAEAVAILKELGTPLRIHQPSYSMLNRWIEGGLLDVLEREGVGCIGFSPLAQGLLTDRYLNGIPEGSRASRNSSLPTEFLSEDNLAKVRALSEIAKRRGQSLAQLAIAWTLRDPRMTSVVLGASSVEQLENNVAALDNLAFTPEELAEIDRYATESGINLWAASSAH; encoded by the coding sequence ATGACGTACGTCGCTGCTTCCACACGCTACGACTCCATGCCCTACCGGCACTGCGGCCGTTCGGGGTTGAAGCTGCCCGCGATCTCCCTCGGCCTGTGGCACAACTTCGGCGACGACCGGCCGCTGGAGACCCAGCGCGCGATCCTGCGCCGTGCCTTCGACCTGGGGATCACCCACTTCGACCTCGCGAACAACTACGGCCCGCCCTACGGCTCGGCCGAGGAGAACTTCGGCCGCGTGCTCGCCACCGACTTCAAGCCCTATCGCGACGAGCTCGTCATCTCGACGAAGGCCGGGTACGACATGTGGCCGGGCCCGTACGGGGAGGGTGGTTCGCGCAAGTACCTGCTGGCAAGTCTGGACGCGAGTCTTGCCCGGATGGGTCTGGACTACGTGGACATCTTCTACTCGCACCGGTTCGATCCGGACACCCCGCTCGAAGAGACGATGGGGGCGCTCGACGCGGCCGTGCGGCAGGGCAAGGCACTGTACGTCGGGATTTCCTCGTACTCCGCGGAGAAAACGGCAGAGGCCGTGGCGATCCTGAAGGAGCTGGGGACGCCGCTGCGCATCCACCAGCCCTCGTACTCGATGCTCAACCGCTGGATCGAGGGCGGTCTACTGGACGTGCTGGAGCGGGAGGGGGTGGGCTGCATCGGCTTCTCCCCGCTGGCGCAGGGCCTGCTCACCGATCGCTACCTGAACGGCATTCCCGAGGGATCACGGGCGAGCCGGAACAGCTCGCTGCCGACCGAGTTCCTGTCCGAGGACAACCTCGCGAAGGTGCGGGCGTTGAGCGAGATCGCGAAGCGGCGCGGGCAGTCGCTGGCGCAGCTCGCCATCGCGTGGACCCTGCGGGACCCGCGCATGACGTCGGTGGTGTTGGGCGCGAGCAGTGTCGAGCAGTTGGAGAACAACGTGGCCGCG
- a CDS encoding Gfo/Idh/MocA family protein, with protein MASPRPIRTALLGFGVSGRFFHAPFLVCDPAYSLDVVVTGDAERAAHARAVRPGVSVVGAADDVFARADELDLVVVGTPPNTHVDLATRALDAGLHVVVDKPFAPTSAEGTALIEHARDAGRLLTVFQNRRWDTDFVTLRDLIARGELGRVHTFESRFEAWKPGGPRSWKALTPVSEGGGILFDLGTHLIDQAIRLFGPVESVWADLTRRTPGSVGAADDDAFVVLRHRDGTRSRLSMSSMAARPGPRFHVSGSKAAYTKWGLDPQESALRAGTLPADDGYAREPEESWGVLGVGEDVRRVEPVRGSYAEFYRLLALALAGEGDVPVDPHDAVEVLTIIEEAHRASSDDQ; from the coding sequence ATGGCCTCTCCCCGGCCCATCCGCACGGCGTTGCTCGGGTTCGGCGTGTCCGGCCGGTTCTTCCACGCTCCCTTCCTGGTGTGTGATCCGGCGTACTCGCTCGACGTGGTCGTGACGGGTGACGCGGAGCGGGCCGCGCACGCGCGCGCCGTCCGTCCCGGCGTGTCCGTCGTGGGCGCTGCCGACGACGTGTTCGCGAGAGCCGACGAGCTCGACCTGGTGGTCGTCGGCACGCCGCCGAACACGCATGTCGACCTCGCGACCCGCGCGCTCGACGCGGGACTCCACGTGGTGGTGGACAAGCCGTTCGCACCCACCAGCGCGGAAGGGACGGCCCTCATCGAGCACGCGCGCGACGCCGGCAGGCTGTTGACGGTGTTCCAGAACCGGCGGTGGGACACCGACTTTGTGACGCTGCGCGACCTCATCGCTCGCGGTGAGTTGGGCCGGGTACACACCTTCGAGTCCCGGTTCGAGGCGTGGAAACCGGGCGGGCCGCGGAGTTGGAAGGCCCTCACCCCGGTCTCCGAGGGAGGCGGCATCCTCTTCGATCTCGGCACCCACCTGATCGACCAGGCGATCCGGTTGTTCGGTCCGGTCGAGAGCGTGTGGGCCGATCTCACCCGGCGCACCCCCGGTTCGGTCGGGGCCGCCGACGACGACGCCTTCGTGGTCCTGCGGCACCGCGACGGAACGCGGTCGCGGCTGTCCATGTCGTCGATGGCGGCGCGGCCGGGGCCCCGCTTCCACGTCTCGGGTTCGAAAGCGGCCTACACCAAGTGGGGGCTCGATCCGCAGGAGTCCGCTCTGCGAGCGGGCACCCTGCCCGCCGACGACGGCTACGCGCGGGAACCCGAGGAGAGCTGGGGAGTGCTCGGGGTGGGCGAGGACGTCCGTCGGGTGGAGCCCGTGCGGGGCTCCTACGCCGAGTTCTACCGGCTGCTCGCCCTCGCGTTGGCGGGCGAGGGCGACGTTCCGGTGGACCCCCACGACGCCGTGGAGGTTCTCACGATCATCGAGGAGGCCCACCGTGCGAGCAGCGACGATCAGTGA